From a single Sulfolobus sp. E5-1-F genomic region:
- a CDS encoding V-type ATP synthase subunit E, whose translation MDFEQLLDKSLNKVREEIKTELSKSLDEAIKLINEGHTKIVQEYTQRINDLIAKTREEIEGEKARLEVENKRTLLVEKEYWINKVYERVLEKIGEVVKTKEYKDAIQNILNKEIKEIKGEKITIYCSQNDKSTVEKVVGNNKNVTIKTDDKMLGGIKIYYEESGLTRDFSLKLILDQVFDSMRGKVSDMLFGGK comes from the coding sequence ATGGATTTTGAACAACTATTAGATAAATCTTTGAATAAAGTTAGAGAAGAGATAAAAACAGAGTTAAGTAAAAGCTTAGATGAAGCTATAAAGCTAATTAATGAAGGTCATACTAAAATAGTACAGGAATACACGCAAAGAATAAACGATTTAATAGCCAAGACCAGAGAGGAAATTGAAGGGGAAAAAGCAAGATTGGAAGTTGAAAATAAGAGAACACTATTAGTCGAAAAAGAATACTGGATAAATAAAGTTTATGAGAGAGTTTTGGAAAAAATTGGAGAGGTAGTTAAAACTAAGGAATACAAGGATGCGATACAGAATATACTAAATAAGGAAATTAAAGAGATTAAAGGAGAGAAGATTACAATATATTGCTCCCAAAATGATAAATCAACAGTAGAAAAAGTTGTAGGCAATAATAAAAACGTAACCATCAAGACTGATGACAAAATGCTTGGTGGAATAAAAATATATTACGAAGAAAGTGGATTAACAAGAGATTTTTCATTAAAACTTATCTTAGACCAAGTTTTTGATAGTATGAGGGGAAAAGTCTCAGACATGTTGTTTGGAGGTAAGTAG
- a CDS encoding V-type ATP synthase subunit F: MGKVFVVGDKYTVSLFRMVGTEGDFIDDPYTLPDIISKLKKREDIDLILITKDMYEPIKEKIDPIIADQRKPLITIIPSPFSESKPLDVRKMIMKALGFG, translated from the coding sequence ATGGGTAAAGTGTTTGTTGTTGGAGACAAGTACACAGTTTCTCTCTTTAGAATGGTTGGAACTGAAGGGGATTTCATAGATGACCCTTATACTTTGCCCGATATCATTTCTAAATTAAAGAAGAGGGAAGATATAGATCTAATACTAATAACTAAAGACATGTATGAGCCTATAAAGGAAAAAATTGACCCAATAATCGCAGATCAAAGAAAACCTTTAATAACAATTATTCCTTCTCCATTCAGTGAATCCAAGCCATTAGATGTAAGGAAGATGATAATGAAGGCGTTAGGTTTTGGGTGA
- a CDS encoding V-type ATP synthase subunit I, with product MLLPENMVRLQIISDKSAIDPIVTNLLKLGMFQPEDPLYPLSNERIEDARRLINAVQDHISKLKIIMELGGLIIEPLGSIKVSSWIKAAQDVSEEASKLEERYKELLEEIGRLRAEKDLYVQQLKELEPIKSITVELSSLYSLELFEVILAQVSEEKLGLISQIIGDSGFVYYTRFEEGKYTVLIITEKNADIDKKLREAGVRRYELQEGKSPFQLYNEILERINQINTILERTREELAKKVKTEENYIKNMYGKLLTVRDALNIMNKARVSEYYLQIEGYLPEKYVKKVQNEMKDLAYVDYIRPRRYGEKEEPPTLVELPKSIKVLESLVEIYGSPSYWEISPIAFLVFTFPILFGLMFPDFGNAIVLLLFSIWFYRYGKRRGSENIPKLSIILIYSSIVAMITGLLARDFFGPLPVGGLREILNNDNYSAGPLFNLWPIPASVSEAIKFLLPFGEYSTSVSIENTMIFSVLLGAIALFVSSLLGIIDAIRKKDPEFLFFEKLPLFLLYVVPIFIFMYGITDPANFFTVDQQILGQILNAVLMKSFSENIIGYGIVWWTSFALLYNWAAHAILVKRHDNATWGSAIAMGFIEGGFEGALLLLSNTISFIRVLVFALSHYYILYAFSYMAYLVAPSVNTIGVLLNPIAIVILIIGNLLAIGLEGLVVFIQDLRLHFYEMFSKFYEGRGRKFEPVMAYVSLE from the coding sequence GTGCTATTACCAGAGAATATGGTCAGATTACAGATAATTTCTGATAAATCTGCTATAGATCCTATCGTAACTAATCTTCTCAAGCTTGGCATGTTTCAACCAGAGGATCCCCTTTATCCATTAAGTAATGAGAGAATAGAAGATGCTAGAAGACTAATTAATGCAGTCCAAGATCACATAAGCAAATTAAAAATAATCATGGAGCTGGGAGGATTAATAATAGAACCATTAGGAAGTATAAAAGTAAGTAGTTGGATCAAAGCAGCGCAAGATGTCAGTGAAGAAGCATCGAAATTGGAAGAAAGATATAAGGAACTATTAGAGGAAATAGGTAGGCTAAGAGCAGAAAAGGATCTGTACGTGCAACAGCTAAAAGAACTGGAACCGATCAAGTCAATAACTGTGGAATTATCTAGCTTATACTCCTTGGAACTATTTGAAGTAATATTAGCTCAAGTTAGTGAGGAGAAGTTAGGGCTCATCAGTCAAATTATAGGCGATTCCGGTTTCGTATATTACACAAGATTTGAAGAGGGAAAATATACTGTTCTAATTATTACTGAAAAGAATGCGGATATAGATAAGAAATTAAGAGAAGCTGGAGTTAGGAGATACGAACTACAAGAAGGAAAATCGCCCTTTCAACTCTATAACGAGATTTTGGAGAGAATAAACCAGATAAACACTATTTTAGAAAGAACGAGAGAAGAATTGGCAAAGAAAGTGAAGACTGAGGAGAACTATATTAAAAATATGTACGGTAAATTGCTCACAGTTCGAGATGCGTTAAATATCATGAATAAAGCTAGAGTTTCCGAATATTATTTACAAATAGAAGGCTATCTTCCTGAAAAATATGTTAAAAAAGTACAAAATGAAATGAAGGATCTCGCATATGTGGATTATATAAGACCTAGAAGATATGGTGAAAAGGAGGAACCACCCACATTGGTTGAATTGCCAAAGTCAATAAAGGTTTTAGAATCGTTAGTTGAAATATATGGATCTCCCTCGTATTGGGAAATATCGCCGATAGCCTTTCTTGTTTTCACTTTCCCAATATTGTTTGGATTAATGTTTCCAGATTTTGGAAACGCTATAGTTCTATTATTATTCTCGATATGGTTCTATAGATATGGAAAGAGGAGAGGTAGTGAGAACATTCCTAAATTATCTATAATTCTAATATATTCAAGTATAGTCGCGATGATAACGGGTTTACTAGCGAGAGATTTCTTTGGTCCCTTACCTGTAGGTGGGTTAAGGGAGATATTAAATAACGACAATTATAGCGCGGGTCCTCTTTTCAACTTATGGCCAATTCCAGCAAGTGTATCTGAGGCAATAAAGTTCCTCTTACCCTTTGGTGAATATAGTACTAGTGTTAGTATAGAAAATACCATGATATTCTCAGTGTTGTTAGGAGCTATAGCGCTGTTTGTGAGTTCTCTATTAGGTATCATAGATGCGATCAGAAAGAAGGATCCTGAATTCTTGTTCTTTGAAAAACTTCCGCTATTCCTACTTTATGTTGTTCCAATTTTCATCTTCATGTATGGTATAACAGATCCAGCCAATTTCTTTACCGTGGATCAACAGATATTAGGTCAAATACTTAACGCTGTTCTTATGAAATCCTTTAGTGAAAATATCATAGGTTACGGAATAGTATGGTGGACTTCATTTGCGCTATTATATAATTGGGCGGCTCACGCAATTCTAGTTAAGAGACATGATAATGCGACATGGGGTTCCGCTATTGCTATGGGTTTCATAGAAGGTGGATTTGAGGGAGCGCTACTGTTATTGTCAAATACTATTTCATTTATAAGAGTCTTAGTGTTTGCTTTATCACACTATTATATACTGTACGCATTCTCATATATGGCATATTTAGTTGCACCGTCCGTAAATACCATAGGAGTGCTACTGAATCCAATAGCAATAGTTATACTGATAATAGGAAACTTGCTAGCAATAGGTTTAGAAGGGTTAGTAGTATTCATACAAGATTTAAGGCTTCATTTCTACGAGATGTTTAGCAAGTTCTATGAAGGTAGAGGAAGAAAATTTGAGCCAGTTATGGCTTATGTCTCACTTGAGTAA
- the metG gene encoding methionine--tRNA ligase, which translates to MKVLVTSAWPYVNSVPHLGNLIGSILSADVFARYARLKYGKENVLFVSGSDEHGTPIEIEAIKRKVNPKELTDQAHEYDKHLFLNVWKISFDNYTRTESETHKKFVREFLLKLIKYVKVYEDEIPYCEYDRLYLPDRFVKGTCPYCGFEDARGDQCDNCGKLLTPDLLINPRCSICGRTPLFKKTKHWFFDLSEFNEKIRSWISSSNEMPDNVKSIALGWVSEGLKPRSITRDNKWGIPAPFEGAQDKSIYVWFEALLGYISAVIEYFEKKGEVEKWKEYWFGNNIKSYYFIGKDNIPFHAVILPAMLMASEEEYHLPDVIAATEYLLYEGQKFSKSRKIGVWIDEAPELMDVEYWRFVLIRLRPEEKDTNFTWRETVRIVNTELNDDIGNYINRILSMLNRYYNGIVPEFRTDALDDNDKKIISLINEIPRIVGDLFEKGKLKAGTEEMLKFVRECNAYLNLKAPWDLYKMGKETELKNTLYIGVNSVKTIAILLYPLMPSHAQEIYDMLNMGNVENERWDIASKLSINSGHKIGKVKVLFKKLEPEFESKVKDKLEKIRKDIEKIRPTLLK; encoded by the coding sequence ATGAAAGTACTTGTTACATCCGCGTGGCCATACGTAAATTCAGTACCACATTTAGGAAACTTAATAGGTTCAATACTATCAGCAGACGTCTTCGCCAGATATGCGAGGCTAAAATATGGTAAAGAAAACGTACTATTTGTAAGTGGAAGCGACGAACATGGAACTCCGATAGAGATTGAAGCTATAAAGAGAAAGGTAAATCCGAAGGAGCTTACTGATCAGGCTCATGAATATGATAAGCATCTCTTTCTTAACGTTTGGAAAATAAGTTTTGATAACTATACTAGAACTGAAAGCGAGACACATAAGAAATTCGTGAGGGAATTTTTACTAAAACTTATTAAATATGTTAAAGTATATGAAGATGAGATACCATATTGTGAATACGATAGATTATATCTACCAGATAGATTTGTCAAAGGGACATGTCCTTACTGTGGCTTTGAGGATGCCAGAGGTGATCAGTGTGATAATTGTGGTAAGTTACTAACTCCAGATTTACTTATAAATCCAAGATGTAGTATTTGTGGAAGAACGCCTCTATTTAAGAAGACTAAACATTGGTTCTTTGATTTATCAGAGTTTAATGAAAAGATAAGAAGTTGGATCAGCAGCTCTAACGAAATGCCAGATAATGTTAAGTCTATTGCGTTAGGATGGGTTAGTGAAGGATTAAAGCCTAGAAGTATTACAAGGGACAATAAATGGGGTATACCAGCACCATTTGAAGGAGCTCAAGATAAATCAATTTATGTATGGTTTGAGGCTCTTCTGGGCTATATATCAGCTGTAATCGAATATTTTGAAAAGAAGGGTGAAGTAGAAAAGTGGAAAGAGTACTGGTTTGGTAACAATATAAAAAGCTATTATTTTATAGGAAAAGATAATATTCCATTCCACGCAGTAATACTTCCAGCTATGCTCATGGCTTCAGAGGAAGAATATCACTTACCAGATGTAATAGCAGCTACGGAATATTTGCTATATGAGGGACAAAAATTTAGCAAAAGTAGAAAGATAGGAGTATGGATTGACGAAGCACCTGAGCTAATGGATGTAGAATACTGGAGATTCGTCCTAATTAGATTAAGGCCTGAAGAGAAAGATACCAACTTCACTTGGAGAGAAACTGTTAGAATAGTAAATACAGAACTTAATGACGATATTGGAAATTACATAAATAGGATACTTAGTATGTTAAATAGATATTATAACGGGATCGTACCAGAGTTTAGGACTGATGCTCTTGACGATAACGATAAGAAAATCATTAGTCTAATTAATGAGATTCCGAGAATTGTTGGAGATCTATTTGAGAAAGGTAAATTGAAGGCTGGAACTGAGGAAATGTTGAAATTCGTTAGGGAATGTAACGCATACTTAAATTTGAAGGCTCCTTGGGACCTATATAAGATGGGAAAAGAGACTGAATTAAAGAATACGCTTTATATAGGTGTCAATTCAGTGAAAACGATAGCTATCTTATTATATCCGCTAATGCCCTCACATGCTCAAGAGATATATGATATGTTAAACATGGGGAATGTAGAGAACGAGAGATGGGATATTGCTTCAAAGTTATCAATTAACAGTGGTCATAAGATAGGGAAAGTTAAAGTACTTTTCAAGAAGCTTGAACCAGAATTTGAATCTAAGGTTAAAGACAAACTAGAAAAAATAAGGAAAGATATAGAAAAAATTAGACCTACCTTACTCAAGTGA
- the priL gene encoding DNA primase regulatory subunit PriL has translation MVLDVKKYPFTKSLNDELKKYGGGITLTDLLLNSTKLIDQAKDRIQKVKSGEELLHYVSYDEPVLVFYTTLLSLAVLNDPKLIRKYAYAEAKQFKSLLQNENEENLLEISRSLDLRINRCEQIKFYLEKKRRIIQKDFCTSFIEYLKYTKGLSDDWKLSKQILHNGYVYLDKNQLTDLIAENIKNKIIEMIKPLNLKEIPEKLKSLIEKKGIIPPCIESILGKEKLNEEEIRTLITFYINIGKGLSSIVAIMKKWNVTNIEDLYKKYRGDKETRYIVYSCAKMKQLGLCVSNCNVKNPLQLYFLSNE, from the coding sequence ATGGTATTAGACGTTAAAAAATATCCTTTTACCAAAAGTCTTAATGACGAACTTAAAAAATATGGAGGGGGTATTACACTAACTGATTTGCTATTAAATAGTACTAAACTTATAGACCAAGCTAAAGATAGGATACAAAAAGTTAAGTCTGGTGAGGAACTACTACATTATGTCTCTTATGATGAACCCGTACTCGTTTTTTACACAACACTACTTTCTCTAGCAGTATTAAATGATCCTAAGCTTATTAGAAAATATGCATACGCTGAAGCCAAACAATTCAAATCTTTGCTTCAAAATGAGAATGAGGAAAACTTACTCGAAATTTCTAGATCGTTAGATCTAAGGATAAATAGATGTGAGCAAATAAAATTTTATTTAGAGAAAAAGAGAAGGATAATACAAAAGGATTTTTGTACCAGTTTTATAGAATATCTGAAATATACAAAAGGTCTTAGTGATGATTGGAAGCTGAGTAAACAGATTTTACATAATGGATACGTATATTTGGATAAAAATCAACTTACCGATCTGATAGCTGAAAATATTAAGAATAAAATAATTGAAATGATAAAACCACTGAATCTTAAGGAAATACCAGAAAAATTGAAGAGCTTAATAGAAAAGAAAGGAATAATTCCTCCTTGTATAGAAAGCATTTTAGGGAAGGAAAAGTTAAATGAGGAGGAAATAAGGACTTTAATTACATTTTACATTAACATAGGTAAGGGATTAAGTAGCATAGTAGCAATAATGAAAAAATGGAACGTTACGAACATAGAGGACCTATATAAGAAATATAGAGGAGATAAAGAGACTAGGTATATCGTGTATTCATGTGCGAAGATGAAGCAATTAGGTTTATGCGTAAGTAATTGTAATGTTAAAAATCCCTTACAGCTTTACTTCCTTAGTAACGAATAG
- the pgsA gene encoding archaetidylinositol phosphate synthase, which translates to MVAMLTRIRRQIKRVIEPLAKTLTKFGVSANFITLLGLVFAVIYYFEIMRANTVLGIVFLIISAIMDGIDGEVARVSNTASPLGSFLDSTLDRIEDILYISAFIFLGFTSYLVAIAVGLSLTISYIRAKAESLGLKMEGRGIIERGERIIFVLIILLLYLIVSKQVSLYVFYLFMLLTVITVIQRFHAVYSLLRK; encoded by the coding sequence GTGGTTGCTATGTTAACCAGAATAAGAAGGCAAATAAAAAGAGTAATAGAACCGTTAGCAAAAACATTAACCAAATTTGGAGTAAGTGCAAATTTTATTACATTACTAGGACTAGTATTTGCAGTAATATACTACTTTGAAATCATGAGAGCTAATACTGTGCTAGGAATAGTTTTTTTAATAATTTCAGCAATAATGGATGGAATAGATGGAGAAGTAGCAAGAGTATCAAATACTGCATCTCCCTTAGGGAGTTTCTTAGATTCTACGTTAGACAGGATAGAGGACATTCTTTACATCTCCGCTTTCATATTCTTAGGATTTACCTCGTATCTTGTGGCGATAGCTGTTGGACTATCTCTAACAATTTCATATATTAGAGCTAAGGCTGAATCACTTGGGTTAAAAATGGAGGGTAGAGGAATAATAGAGAGAGGAGAAAGGATAATATTTGTACTTATAATTCTTCTACTTTACCTAATAGTTAGTAAACAGGTTTCCTTGTATGTATTTTATTTATTCATGTTACTTACTGTAATTACAGTGATCCAGAGATTCCATGCTGTCTATTCGTTACTAAGGAAGTAA
- a CDS encoding protein-lysine N-methyltransferase: MSYVPHVPYVPTPDKVVRRMLEIAKASPDDIVYDLGCGDGRIIITAVKDFNVKKAIGVEINDERIREALANIEKNGVTGRASIVKGNFFDVDISEATIVTMFLLTNVNEMLKPKLEKELKPGTRVVSHEFEIRGWNPKEVIKVEDGNMNHTVYLYVIGEHK, from the coding sequence TTGAGTTACGTACCACATGTTCCTTATGTACCAACACCAGACAAAGTTGTAAGAAGAATGTTAGAAATAGCTAAAGCTTCTCCAGACGATATAGTATATGATTTAGGATGTGGAGATGGAAGGATAATAATAACGGCAGTAAAGGATTTCAACGTAAAGAAGGCTATAGGTGTAGAAATTAACGATGAAAGAATAAGAGAGGCATTAGCAAACATTGAGAAAAACGGAGTAACGGGAAGAGCTTCAATAGTAAAAGGTAATTTCTTCGACGTCGATATTTCGGAAGCTACTATAGTTACAATGTTCCTTTTAACAAATGTTAATGAGATGCTAAAACCAAAGCTCGAGAAAGAGCTAAAACCTGGAACTAGGGTGGTTTCTCACGAATTTGAAATAAGGGGTTGGAATCCAAAGGAAGTAATAAAAGTTGAGGACGGAAATATGAATCATACAGTATATCTCTATGTAATTGGTGAACATAAATGA
- a CDS encoding DUF2286 domain-containing protein: MKILIVKSENGKVTLEKIAEGEISKVLRDVAKEALEEWNELASDFIIMRDNQEVRLPLPLKPEVYEAIKTFLVGKDKKEALAKIPLYIISYENEWKESDFQDKKIYVVSFYINDEIKKGILDDAAQMTSEQKQELTEEEEKEDLEEE, translated from the coding sequence ATGAAAATTTTAATAGTAAAGAGTGAAAATGGAAAGGTTACGTTAGAGAAAATAGCTGAAGGTGAAATTAGCAAAGTATTACGAGATGTTGCAAAAGAGGCATTAGAGGAATGGAATGAACTAGCTTCAGATTTTATAATTATGCGTGACAATCAAGAGGTACGATTACCCCTTCCGTTAAAACCTGAGGTTTATGAAGCAATTAAGACTTTTTTAGTTGGCAAGGATAAAAAAGAGGCTCTTGCTAAAATTCCATTGTATATAATAAGCTACGAGAATGAATGGAAAGAAAGTGATTTTCAAGATAAGAAGATCTATGTGGTATCATTTTATATTAATGATGAAATAAAGAAAGGCATATTAGATGACGCAGCCCAAATGACAAGTGAACAGAAACAAGAACTAACAGAAGAAGAGGAAAAGGAAGATTTGGAGGAAGAATAA
- a CDS encoding DNA-directed DNA polymerase I: protein MAKQLTLFDIPSSKSVKNEQNTQQSQPSYPVEAKRITKKEWLEEAQENKIYFLLQVDYDGKKGKAVCKLFDKVTQKIYALYDSTGHKPYFLVDLEPDKVSKVPKIVRDPAFDHIETVTKIDPYTWNKFKLTKIVVRDPLAVRRLRDDVPKAYEAHIKYFNNYMYDTGLIPGMPYIVKNGKLESVSLSLDEKDVEEIKKAFADSDEMTRQMAVDWLPIFETEIPKIKRVAIDIEVYTPVKGRIPDSQKAEFPIISIALAGNDGLRKVLVLNRNDVNEGNVKLEGLSIERFNTEYELLGRFFDILLEYPVVLTFNGDDFDLPYIYFRALKLGYFPEEIPIDIVSKNESKYLAGLHIDLYKFFFNKAVRNYAFEGKYNEYNLDAVAKALLGTSKVKVDTLISFLDIEKLIEYNFRDAEITLQLTTFNNDLTMKLIILFSRISRLGIEELTRTEISTWVKNLYYWEHRKRNWLIPLKEEILAKSSNIRTSALIKGKGYKGAVVIDPPAGIFFNITVLDFASLYPSIIRTWNLSYETVDIQQCKKPYEVKDETGEVLHIVCMDRPGITAVITGLLRDFRVKIYKKKAKNPNNSEEQKLLYDVVQRAMKVFINATYGVFGAETFPLYAPAVAESVTALGRYVITSTVKKAREEGLTVLYGDTDSLFLLNPPKDSLENIIKWVKSNFNLDLEVDKTYKFVAFSGLKKNYFGVYPDGKVEIKGMLVKKRNTPEFVKKVFNDVKELMVSINSPNDVKEIKGKIVDVIKGSYEKLKNKGYNLDELAFKVMLSKPLDAYKKNTPQHVKAALQLKPFGINVLPRDVIYYVKVRSKDGVKPVQLAKVTEIDVEKYLEALRSTFEQILKAFGVSWDEIAATISIDSFFSFPGGKGNN from the coding sequence ATGGCTAAGCAACTTACCCTATTTGATATACCTTCATCTAAATCTGTCAAGAATGAACAAAATACTCAACAATCACAACCTAGCTATCCCGTTGAGGCAAAAAGGATAACTAAGAAGGAATGGCTTGAAGAGGCTCAAGAAAATAAGATATATTTCCTATTGCAAGTAGATTATGATGGCAAGAAAGGTAAGGCTGTATGTAAGTTATTTGATAAAGTAACCCAAAAAATTTATGCCTTATATGATAGTACTGGACATAAGCCATACTTTCTAGTAGATCTTGAACCAGATAAAGTAAGTAAAGTGCCTAAAATTGTTAGAGATCCAGCATTTGATCATATAGAGACTGTGACTAAGATAGACCCATATACTTGGAATAAATTCAAATTGACTAAAATTGTGGTTAGAGATCCATTAGCGGTAAGAAGATTAAGGGACGATGTTCCTAAAGCATATGAGGCTCACATAAAGTACTTCAATAATTATATGTATGACACAGGTCTGATTCCAGGTATGCCTTATATTGTTAAGAATGGTAAGTTAGAGAGTGTTTCCTTGTCTTTAGACGAGAAGGACGTTGAGGAGATTAAGAAAGCGTTTGCTGACTCAGATGAGATGACTAGACAAATGGCAGTTGATTGGCTTCCCATATTTGAAACTGAAATACCTAAAATAAAAAGGGTTGCGATAGATATTGAGGTGTATACACCAGTTAAGGGTAGGATTCCAGATTCTCAGAAAGCAGAATTTCCAATTATAAGTATTGCTTTAGCAGGAAATGATGGGTTAAGGAAGGTTCTCGTATTAAACAGAAACGATGTTAATGAAGGAAATGTAAAACTCGAAGGATTATCAATAGAAAGGTTCAATACTGAGTATGAACTATTAGGGAGATTTTTTGATATATTGTTAGAATACCCAGTAGTTCTTACCTTCAATGGAGATGATTTTGATTTACCCTATATCTACTTTAGAGCGTTAAAATTAGGCTATTTCCCAGAAGAAATCCCCATAGATATTGTCAGTAAGAATGAAAGTAAGTACTTGGCCGGTCTTCATATAGATTTATACAAATTCTTCTTTAACAAGGCAGTAAGAAATTATGCATTTGAAGGTAAGTATAATGAATATAATTTAGATGCTGTAGCAAAGGCCTTATTGGGTACGTCGAAAGTTAAGGTAGATACGCTAATATCCTTCTTGGATATAGAAAAGTTAATAGAATATAACTTTAGGGACGCTGAGATAACGCTTCAGCTTACGACGTTTAACAATGATCTAACTATGAAGTTAATTATATTATTCTCGAGAATTTCTAGACTGGGAATAGAGGAATTGACGAGAACAGAAATCTCTACTTGGGTAAAGAATCTATATTATTGGGAACATAGGAAAAGAAATTGGTTGATTCCTCTAAAGGAAGAAATATTAGCAAAATCCTCAAACATTAGAACCTCTGCACTAATAAAAGGGAAAGGTTATAAGGGCGCAGTAGTTATAGACCCTCCAGCTGGAATATTCTTTAACATAACCGTTTTGGATTTTGCGTCGCTATATCCATCAATAATTAGAACGTGGAATCTCAGTTATGAGACTGTAGATATTCAACAATGCAAAAAGCCTTATGAAGTAAAAGATGAGACCGGTGAGGTACTACATATAGTTTGCATGGATAGACCAGGTATAACTGCAGTAATAACCGGGTTACTAAGAGACTTCAGAGTAAAAATATACAAAAAGAAAGCGAAGAACCCTAATAATAGTGAAGAACAAAAACTACTTTATGATGTGGTACAGAGAGCAATGAAAGTCTTTATAAACGCTACCTATGGTGTGTTTGGAGCTGAAACATTTCCGCTATATGCACCAGCAGTAGCGGAGAGCGTTACTGCATTAGGTAGATATGTGATTACCAGTACTGTGAAGAAAGCAAGGGAAGAAGGTTTAACTGTACTATATGGCGATACTGATTCGTTATTTCTCCTTAACCCTCCTAAAGATAGTCTAGAGAATATTATAAAATGGGTCAAGTCTAATTTCAATTTGGATTTAGAAGTTGATAAAACATATAAATTTGTTGCATTCTCAGGATTGAAGAAGAATTATTTTGGGGTATATCCGGATGGAAAGGTTGAGATAAAGGGGATGTTAGTGAAGAAGAGAAATACACCAGAATTCGTAAAAAAGGTATTTAATGATGTAAAGGAGCTAATGGTTTCAATAAACTCGCCAAATGATGTAAAGGAAATTAAAGGAAAAATAGTAGACGTGATTAAAGGATCATATGAAAAGCTAAAGAATAAGGGATACAATCTCGATGAATTAGCGTTTAAAGTGATGCTATCTAAGCCTTTAGACGCATATAAAAAGAACACTCCCCAACATGTGAAAGCAGCTCTACAACTTAAACCTTTTGGAATTAACGTCTTGCCCAGAGACGTGATATACTATGTTAAGGTTAGATCAAAAGATGGAGTAAAACCAGTGCAACTAGCAAAAGTTACTGAAATAGATGTGGAGAAATATTTAGAAGCTTTAAGGAGCACATTCGAACAAATCCTAAAAGCATTTGGAGTATCTTGGGATGAAATAGCAGCTACAATTTCAATAGATTCGTTCTTTTCATTTCCAGGAGGAAAAGGAAATAATTAA
- a CDS encoding DUF367 family protein, which yields MKVYVIDYHKDDPRKCTGKKLVKLKLAELSKVGRGIILDPFSERTLSIKDKDILIKRGITIIDTSWNNTSLNEFKSVRGEHRRLPILFAGNPIHYGIAYKLSSVEALIATLYILNEVDEAMKFSNVVKWGHTFIELNEELLEAYRNKDEEEIKRIEKEIIEKILRK from the coding sequence ATGAAGGTATATGTTATAGACTATCATAAAGATGATCCAAGGAAATGTACCGGTAAGAAGTTAGTTAAACTTAAACTTGCTGAACTTTCGAAAGTAGGCAGAGGTATAATTCTTGATCCCTTCTCTGAAAGAACCTTATCAATAAAAGACAAAGATATATTAATAAAGAGGGGTATAACGATTATCGACACCTCATGGAATAATACGTCACTAAACGAATTTAAAAGTGTAAGAGGAGAGCATAGAAGATTGCCAATTCTGTTTGCAGGTAATCCAATACATTATGGCATAGCCTACAAACTGTCATCTGTTGAGGCGTTGATAGCCACGTTATATATTCTTAATGAGGTAGACGAGGCTATGAAGTTCTCTAATGTAGTAAAGTGGGGTCACACTTTCATAGAATTGAATGAAGAGCTTCTGGAAGCATATAGAAATAAAGATGAAGAAGAAATAAAGAGGATCGAAAAGGAAATTATTGAAAAAATTCTTAGAAAATAA